Part of the Brassica oleracea var. oleracea cultivar TO1000 chromosome C8, BOL, whole genome shotgun sequence genome is shown below.
NNNNNNNNNNNNNNNNNNNNNNNNNNNNNNNNNNNNNNNNNNNNNNNNNNNNNNNNNNNNNNNNNNNNNNNNNNNNNNNNNNNNNNNNNNNNNNNNNNNNNNNNNNNNNNNNNNNNNNNNNNNNNNNNNNNNNNNNNNNNNNNNNNNNNNNNNNNNNNNNNNNNNNNNNNNNNNNNNNNNNNNNNNNNNNNNNNNNNNNNNNNNNNNNNNNNNNNNNNNNNNNNNNNNNNNNNNNNNNNNNNNNNNNNNNNNNNNNNNNNNNNNNNNNNNNNNNNNNNNNNNNNNNNNNNNNNNNNNNNNNNNNNNNNNNNNNNNNNNNNNNNNNNNNNNNNNNNNNNNNNNNNNNNNNNNNNNNNNNNNNNNNNNNNNNNNNNNNNNNNNNNNNNNNNNNNNNNNNNNNNNNNNNNNNNNNNNNNNNNNNNNNNNNNNNNNNNNNNNNNNNNNNNNNNNNNNNNNNNNNNNNNNNNNNNNNNNNNNNNNNNNNNNNNNNNNNNNNNNNNNNNNNNNNNNNNNNNNNNNNNNNNNNNNNNNNNNNNNNNNNNNNNNNNNNNNNNNNNNNNNNNNNNNNNNNNNNNNNNNNNNNNNNNNNNNNNNNNNNNNNNNNNNNNNNNNNNNNNNNNNNNNNNNNNNNNNNNNNNNNNNNNNNNNNNNNNNNNNNNNNNNNNNNNNNNNNNNNNNNNNNNNNNNNNNNNNNNNNNNNNNNNNNNNNNNNNNNNNNNNNNNNNNNNNNNNNNNNNNNNNNNNNNNNNNNNNNNNNNNNNNNNNNNNNNNNNNNNNNNNNNNNNNNNNNNNNNNNNNNNNNNNNNNNNNNNNNNNNNNNNNNNNNNNNNNNNNNNNNNNNNNNNNNNNNNNNNNNNNNNNNNNNNNNNNNNNNNNNNNNNNNNNNNNNNNNNNNNNNNNNNNNNNNNNNNNNNNNNNNNNNNNNNNNNNNNNNNNNNNNNNNNNNNNNNNNNNNNNNNNNNNNNNNNNNNNNNNNNNNNNNNNNNNNNNNNNNNNNNNNNNNNNNNNNNNNNNNNNNNNNNNNNNNNNNNNNNNNNNNNNNNNNNNNNNNNNNNNNNNNNNNNNNNNNNNNNNNNNNNNNNNNNNNNNNNNNNNNNNNNNNNNNNNNNNNNNNNNNNNNNNNNNNNNNNNNNNNNNNNNNNNNNNNNNNNNNNNNNNNNNNNNNNNNNNNNNNNNNNNNNNNNNNNNNNNNNNNNNNNNNNNNNNNNNNNNNNNNNNNNNNNNNNNNNNNNNNNNNNNNNNNNNNNNNNNNNNNNNNNNNNNNNNNNNNNNNNNNNNNNNNNNNNNNNNNNNNNNNNNNNNNNNNNNNNNNNNNNNNNNNNNNNNNNNNNNNNNNNNNNNNNNNNNNNNNNNNNNNNNNNNNNNNNNNNNNNNNNNNNNNNNNNNNNNNNNNNNNNNNNNNNNNNNNNNNNNNNNNNNNNNNNNNNNNNNNNNNNNNNNNNNNNNNNNNNNNNNNNNNNNNNNNNNNNNNNNNNNNNNNNNNNNNNNNNNNNNNNNNNNNNNNNNNNNNNNNNNNNNNNNNNNNNNNNNNNNNNNNNNNNNNNNNNNNNNNNNNNNNNNNNNNNNNNNNNNNNNNNNNNNNNNNNNTTGGCAACCATTTCGATGGTTAAGGAGGACGGTCAGCAGAAGCTGCATGATATATCAGTGGTCGCCGAGTACGAGGATGTTTTTGAGCCTTTAAAAGGGCCACCACCAGCTAGAGCGGACGTTCTTACAATAGAAGTAGAGCCAGGAGCAGCACCAATTTCACGAGCTCCATACCGTCTCGCACCAACTGAGATGGCAGAGTTAAAGAAACAATTGGAGGAGCTATCTGATAAGGGGTTTATCAGGCCAAGCACGTCACCGTGGGGAGCACCAGTGTTGTTTGTGAAGAAGAAAGATGGGAGTTTCAGACTTTGTATAGATTACAGAGGTTTGAACAAAGTGACCATCAAGAATAAGTACCCGCTCCCGCGTATCGACGAGTTGTTGGACCAGTTGCAGGGAGCTTCATGGTTCTCTAAGATTGACTTGGCATCGGGATACCACCAGATTGCGATAGCTGAGGGAGATGTGCGGAAGACGGCATTCCGTACCCGTTATGGACATTACGAATTTGTGGTGATGCCATTTGGGTTGACGAACGCACCAGCCGCGTTCATGAAGCTTATGAATGATGTATTCCGTGAGCACTTAGATAAGTGTGTGATCGTTTTCATAGATGACATTTTGGTTTATTCTCAGAGTAGAGAGGAGCATGCTGAACATTTGCGAATTGTGTTGGGTAAGCNNNNNNNNNNNNNNNNNNNNNNNNNNNNNNNNNNNNNNNNNNNNNNNNNNNNNNNNNNNNNNNNNNNNNNNNNNNNNNNNNNNNNNNNNNNNNNNNNNNNGGAGACTTTACAGTCAATGGACAGAGGGTTAAGCTCTACATGGGAGCAACAACAGAGGATGAGAGAACCTCAGTTCCTCTCTCCGATCCCATTCTCGCCTAGCCAAGAATAAAGGAAGTCAAGCTAGAGACTTAAAACAAGCTCACTTGGGAGGAAGTCCCATGTCTATCCTTGTACATATTTTTATTTTTATTTTCTATTTCTAGTATGTCTTTGGCTATTTTTCTGTGTCTATAAGACCTTCAGGTCCAAGAGGAGAGATTATGGCATTAAACGAGGTGTGGTGAGGTTCAAAAACGCTCACAGCGGCCAACCACAGCGGTCTACACATACCGCTTCGACTAAATGAGAAATATGCTCGAAGTCTCACAGCGGTATCATGGAGCGGTCTCATCAAACCGCTGTGAAAATACTCTACCCCCTGCCCGATTCGTACTTGTCGCAGCGGTCTGGGAGATTTTAAGGCAATAAGCCGCTGTGAGAGGCGCAGCGGTCTTGCGGAGCGGTTTACGGTGACCGCTGCGACACTCAATTGCGCGTACCGGCGTCGATTTCCGGTTCAATTCAACTGAACCGGATCGAAATCACCAAAACCCGACGCGAGACACTCCTTCTTCCTCTCTACAATCGTATCTCTCTCTCTCTCCCTTATCAAAAACTCCATACTTTCATTCTCTCCAACATAAAAACTCATAAATCTCTCAATTCTTCACCAAATTCGTTGATTCAAGTTGCTATCTCCGTGATTCACTTAGACTTTTCATTTCCCTACTCTTGTTTATCTGAAACAAGCTAAGGTATAGAGAAATCGTCATCTTATTTTCGGATTTATAATTTCCATTTTTTTTAAAAGTGGTTGCATGGTTGATTTCTTGTTCAATACTCGTTAATTATGTCCTTTTATGCTTGATTGATGAGTTGGGTAGATGAAAAACGTGTTTAATTGACCTGAATTCGAATTTGAAAAAGTTAGGGTTCATATTGGGGATTTTCGAAATTTGAAATGGAGTGATTGTTTGATGTTAAAATTGAGTTTATTGAGTCATAGAAGATGAGTATGAATGCCATTAGCTGTTTTTGAACTCATTAACTCTTTCCAAGCTTAAATTTGTTTCTTATTGATCATGTCACTTATACAATTTCGAGCTTGTTGATAGCAGGACATGGGGAAAGATCGCGGTCCCGGAACTGATCGCATTGTGGATGTAGGCACTTCGTCTCGAGCTGGGACAAGAACCAACCCACCACGAGCAGGCCGATCAAGGCCAAATCCACCAGCTCAAGTTTCCCGGCGCAGAGCTCCACAGCAAAGAGAAAAGTCACCATCTCACTTTCCAAAGATGCATGATGTCTATTTTCTCTGATCTTATAGAGCTGATACTGAAGATGAGGAGGAAGAAACACCTGCTCCCAAGCCAGCTAAGAAGCGGAAGAGAGTGCCCCCAACCAGCAAACCGACTTCAGCACAACTCTATGAGCGCCTTTATGATGATGTCAAATGGAACCCCATGAGATTTCCGGATGCTGAAGCTCTTCATGCGCTTGGGATCTATGAAGATGTAAGGATGATTCTCCGGAACATGGGCATGGAGTCACTACTTGGCATGAGCTACGGGATTCACAAGGAGGCCTCTTGTGAGTTTTTGTCTACATTCTTCGTGCAATACCATTGCGACGAACATAGGACCGAGGGGTTTGGGCGCATCAGTTTTAAGATCAATGAGTGAACCTATAAGGTGGGTTTCAAGAAGCTAAGCTCCATTCTCGGTTTCTCGGACAACCGTGGGTCGTTTCTACCTGCTAGGTCGGCAATTGTGGATGACATATGGACATTGATTACGGGGTGGTCGCGTACAGCTGGAGAGGACAAGAGCAATGACATCTCCAACCCGGGAGTGAGATATGCCCACAAGGTCCTTACTCACACCTTTTACTCACGGAGAGAACCGGGCGGAGCAAATGATGATGAGCTCAAACTTCTAGCTCTTGGACTTCTCCCTATTCTTGAGGAAGGAACGCTACTCCACACCGATCCGGAAGATTTTGAGGATTTGGGACTTGTGGGACTGTTGATGAAGCGGTTTGAGTACTACCGAGATTGGGCTTGGACAACTCCGAATGAGAAACCGACANNNNNNNNNNNNNNNNNNNNNNNNNNNNNNNNNNNNNNNNNNNNNNNNNNNNNNNNNNNNNNNNNNNNNNNNNNNNNCCGGTCAATCTGGCGATCGGTATGGTTACCCCTTTTGGTCCACTGATCTCGAACCTGAGCAGCTACAGATATTCCTACCTTGTGAGAGATTGACGACGCTATCTGATCCTCGGCATGTACTCTTCGCTCCAGCTGCTCATGAGCTCATTCCCGCAGATTTTGGTGTACTTGAGACCATCACCAAAGCGCGCAAAAAGAAGACCAAGGCCAGTTCTTCTCGGGCAGCTCGTCCTAGTGATGCTGATGACGAAGGACCGACCACACCAGCCTCGGTGTATGGGACAGAGAGATACCACTTTCAGCCTTATGGTGGAGTTACACCGAACTTTTCATTGCGCCAAGCTCTCTCTCAAAATGCCAAGTTGCTTCGGTGGAACAAGATGCAAGATTCCACCATCCACAAGCTGAAGAACTCAGTGAAAGCGCTTAAGAGACAGATGAAAAAGGTCACTGCACTTCTCTCTCAAGTGTCTATCGGTTCTGGTTGTCAACGGGATGACGTGTTGGCAGCTGCTGGTCCATCTACTCTCCCATACCCCGTCTTCTATGGACCTCCTCGTTCCCCGGAGTACCGACTCCGTCGTAGACGCAGGAACACAGCTCCTCCACCCCGAGCCTCCTCCAACGAGTCTCCTTCAGTCGCTACCGACGACGATGACACGGAGGGAGTATCCTCCTTTTCTTAGCCAGGTTTCATCATCACCCTTCCTTTGTATATATCAGTTTTTCTTTGCATTTATTTCTCTTTTCGGTATCTCCTCCTACTTTCTAACACAGAGACTGTGTGAACAAAGTTTGGGGGAGGTATCAAGTTTTTGATCATGTTTTCTTTGATGAATTGAGTCTCATGCATCGTATTGTACATACATATATGCATAGAAAAAACCAAAAATATATAAAAATTTGAAAAACACAAAAAGAAACATGTAGTTGCATCACTTGCACTTTTAAGATTGAGTCTAGAGCATATAGGTTGCATTCACTTGCATTGGGAATAATGATTTAAAATGCCTTGCAAAGAACCCTTGTCTAGAACTCAAAATGACACCCTAGTTAAACATATCAAGTAGCTTAAGCATCTCTTGAAAACCTTGTACGCTTCGAGCCTTGAAAACTCTTCTTGAAACTTGTTTGCTTGCTTGATGTTAGCATTGTTCTTAAGATCAGCTCCAATCTAAACTTGGCTTGAATGAACTTAATCTCTCTTGCATATGGGCATTTGCATACTTGATCATGGATCTCATACACATTTGGGTTATCTTATTCCTTCATACCTATCTTTGTTAACCCAAATGGCACTCCTTACCCTAAAACCCTAACCATTCTTTGAGACCAAACATTGAATTGCGTGAGTGAGGCTTCTTTTGATAGCTTGTCATGTGCAAAATCTTGAGAGTATTGGAGGCGACATAGGTTTATTCTCATCTCTTGCTAGCACAATGAGTTAGCATTTGGGGATGGTGAGAGGGGTTTGTGTTTTAAATTTCAATATCTTGGGTTTGGAGAGTGAGAAAGATGAGAGATATGAAAATAAAGCTCCTAGGGATATATATAAAAAAAAAATATAATAATAAGAAGCTCTTTATTATGCAACAAAGAACCTTCCCCCTAATAAAAAAAAAGAAAAAAAAAAAGAAAAAAGATCAAAAAGAAGTTGGGGAAGGAAATGAAAAANNNNNNNNNNNNNNNNNNNNNNNNNNNNNNNNNNNNNNNNNNNNNNNNNNNNNNNNNNNNNNNNNNNNNNNNNNNNNNNNNNNNNNNNNNNNNNNNNNNNNNNNNNNNNNNNNNNNNNNNNNNNNNNNNNNNNNNNNNNNNNNNNNNNNNNNNNNNNNNNNNNNNNNNNNNNNNNNNNNNNNNNNNNNNNNNNNNNNNNNNNNNNNNNNNNNNNNNNNNNNNNNNNNNNNNNNNNNNNNNNNNNNNNNNNNNNNNNNNNNNNNNNNNNNNNNNNNNNNNNNNNNNNNNNNNNNNNNNNNNNNNNNNNNNNNNNNNNNNNNNNNNNNNNNNNNNNNNNNNNNNNNNNNNNNNNNNNNNNNNNNNNNNNNNNNNNNNNNNNNNNNNNNNNNNNNNNNNNNNNNNNNNNNNNNNNNNNNNNNNNNNNNNNNNNNNNNNNNNNNNNNNNNNNNNNNNNNNNNNNNNNNNNNNNNNNNNNNNNNNNNNNNNNNNNNNNNNNNNNNNNNNNNNNNNNNNNNNNNNNNNNNNNNNNNNNNNNNNNNNNNNNNNNNNNNNNNNNNNNNNNNNNNNNNNNNNNNNNNNNNNNNNNNNNNNNNNNNNNNNNNNNNNNNNNNNNNNNNNNNNNNNNNNNNNNNNNNNNNNNNNNNNNNNNNNNNNNNNNNNNNNNNNNNNNNNNNNNNNNNNNNNNNNNNNNNNNNNNNNNNNNNNNNNNNNNNNNNNNNNNNNNNNNNNNNNNNNNNNNNNNNNNNNNNNNNNNNNNNNNNNNNNNNNNNNNNNNNNNNNNNNNNNNNNNNNNNNNNNNNNNNNNNNNNNNNNNNNNNNNNNNNNNNNNNNNNNNNNNNNNNNNNNNNNNNNNNNNNNNNNNNNNNNNNNNNNNNNNNNNNNNNNNNNNNNNNNNNNNNNNNNNNNNNNNNNNNNNNNNNNNNNNNNNNNNNNNNNNNNNNNNNNNNNNNNNNNNNNNNNNNNNNNNNNNNNNNNNNNNNNNNNNNNNNNNNNNNNNNNNNNNNNNNNNNNNNNNNNNNNNNNNNNNNNNNNNNNNNNNNGGATTTGTTGTTAAAGGTGTTAAGATGGCTAGTAGACTTGAGATTAATGATTACTTAGATAACATTCAACCAAAGGAATTTGATGCTTGAGTTATCTAGGTAAATGAGCATTCATCTAGGGATAGAGTTTGCTTAGGATTGTGTCTAGGCCTAAGGTAGATATAGATTGGTTAAAAGTTGACACCTTTAAATTGAATCTTGATCACCCAAGATTAATTCTCATAGCCCATGAGTTCTCCCTTCTTATAAGAAAGAAAACTTTGTCCTTTATTGCATTTTAGGTAGTAATCTAGTTTCAAATCATCTCGAAAACTGGTAGCACTTAGATTAAGCATGATCTTGCATTCCCTTTGCATCATAATCACCTAGGATTGGTTCGACAATCTTTTATACTACATTGATTTGATCTTAGACCCTTGAAAAGTCATGTATCACAAGTCGGCAATAGCATTGGCGAAGAATCCAGTCTTCCATGATCGGAGTAAGCACATCGATACTCGTTATCACTACATAAGAGAATGTGTTACCAAGATGGATGTGCAATTGGAGTATGTGAAGACAAATGATCAAGTAGCTGATATCTTCACCAAGCCACTCAAGCGAGAAGACTTTATCAAGATGAGGAGCTTACTCGGAGTAACCAAATCAAGTTTAAGAGGGGGTGTTGAAAACTAAACTTGATTTGGATCAAACATCATTGGGTTAATCATGTGTTGATCCAAAACTTAGCCCAAATTCTAGAAAAATCATCCAACTCCTTAAAATAAAAATCTAGATATTCTTATAGAATTATCTAGAAAATTAGGATAAAATAATCTAGATATTATGTTAGAATTATCTAGATTTAGGATTAAAATATTTGAGATATTTTGTATAATGGAGGCTATAAATACTTCCACTCCCCTTTCATTTTGTATCATCAAGAAGTATCCAAGTTTGTAAGAATCATCTAAGTAATAAGAATCATCTTCTAAATTATAAAAACTTTCTTCTTCACAAAGCTTCTTTCTCTTCAAATACTTAAACACTTTCTTCATCTTTATAAAATTTTCCATTCCAACAGTCCTTTAACTTAAGCAGATTATAGGATTCGGCTCAGAACTTCTTGCAATTAAAAAAAAGCAATATGTATTATTAAATCAATGTCATCTGATAAGTGTGGTTACAGGATAAGAGTAAGTAACTATGGTTTAGTTACCTTATGGGTTAGTTACTTTATCTATATATTAGCTTGGGAGGAGGGTGAGAGAGGTTATCCAGAAATTAGAGAGTTGTTGTAGAGAGAGAGTCTCATGGTTTCTTTCTTTGTATACCATTTCTGATCAATAAGAACTTATTTCATCTTTGATTATCAGTATTGTTATCCAAATCGTAACATGATCATGGTCATGTACAGACAGTAAGCTGGTCTAACAACTGAGAACCTCGGATCCTTGGCTCAACCTACAGGCTACAGCAGGCTACAAATTAACCAGTTAATAATACATGTTAAAAGGTGACAGTCGTACATCTTCCCAAGGTATTGATTTGAGCTTTCGGCTTTGTCAGGTCGCCAATGCACTGCACACTCTTACCAAGTGGGACCCAAACTATATAGAATGGTTTAGAACAACCCAACCACATTAGTGGAACTTAGCACTTCATCAGCACTAGACCAAAATCCACCAAGTAGGAATACCTAACTTTAATTGTATGTTTTGACTATTAGTTGATATGAGCAACAAATAATTGAAGAGTGGAGCCCTGACTCCGACCACATTTGTCTCCATTTCCACAAATCAAATTCTCATGTCCCTTCGAACATGGAGCCAACTCTTACAACTATTTGCCCACCCTAATCGTATTTCTATCAAATCATCATTTATTTGCGCGAAACATTGGTATCCTGCAATAATTATTTACTTCTACGTGGAATAAACACCCAAAACATACATACCAAATGTCATAACCTACAAGTTCTTTGGTCCACTTTAGAAACCTTGAGGTGGAGGAACACTGAGGGTGCCTTTTTTTTTTGAAATTAGGCTATTAGAAATAATGTAATTCAAGATAATAATGTTTCAGTTTAAAGATGATGTAATTCAAAGGTGCAACAAAGCATTTGTTCTAAACTTTTCTAGAATATAATATTAATGTTCCGAAGTCTAGAGCCAACATATAAACCCCACCATGCAAACATGTATACTGTCACGTGTATATAACAGACAATTAGCTTTGTTGTTCAATATTCACATATCAACAAAAGCAGTCCATCGTCAATCTATCCTCAGATTCGAGAATCATATACTAAAAAAAAAACAGTTAAACACTATCGTTCTAATATAAGTTAAAACAGCAGTTTTGACCAAAAGATTGGTGTATGATGGACGTTGAATCGGTGATGTGCGAGTGTTGTGGCTTAACGGAAGATTGTACGCAACACTACATTAGTGAAGTCAAAGCTAACTTCGCCGGAAAATGGCTTTGTGGACTTTGCTCCGAGGTGGTTAACGACGAAGTCAGCCGAGATCTGAAGCAGACGACGTTGGAGGAAGCTCTTAATGCTCACGTGTTGTTTTGTGGCAAGTTTAAAGCTAACCCGGCAGAACTGGTCGCTGCCGGCATGAAACAGATGCTACGTAGGAGGTCTGGTGACATGTTGCCGGCCAAGTCCAAGATGTTCGGAAGATCTAAGTTCTAACACCAAGTCGTTGTGTACACATCTTGTTCTCTCAGTACTTTCTTCTCTTTTAGCGTTGGCTAATGTATAATACAATAAAAAAAATGTTAATCAGTACAGTCAAACAACTATTACCAGTAATCTTTGCAAGAACACAAGCCGTCTTTATAACAGTGAAACCTAGTTCAATACCTCACTATGATCTCCCGTTCATGCACTTTATAGATACCATCTTGAAGAACGTGTGACAATCCTTAGATTCTCCACTATCCTTATAACAACGCTCGAGCCTTTCTTTTCTTCTTCTTTATTCATTAAATCAAAAGAGTGAGAGTGAGCGAGATGCCAAGGTGTTGGCAGCAGGGAAAATAATTTTGCTTTTTCAAATCTAAATAAAAAATTAATTTGAATTTCAAACCCAAACTTTTAACCGTAGCACTAAACCTATCTTGACTAATCCGACGTTAGTCAATCGTTAATTCTAGGTGGAGTTATAGCTCAAAACATCGTCGTTTTATGTAATTACACAAAACGATGCAGTTTACGTAAAAATATATATTCCATTAGTCACAACAAGGAAGCGAACCAATTCTATGAGACTTCATTATACAGAGGATGGAACCACTCGACCAATATCACTATCTTGTTAGAACATTAAGTTTAAAATATAAAAGGTAGAACCACTGTGAGAGATGATCTTATTTCCGAGAATGACAAAGAGATCTGAAGTGGATACATGGACGAAGGATGTTGGTCTAAGATTGAAGATAACCTGAAGCTCAAGTTATTCTATTTCTAATGAGTTATGGAAAAGGAAAGCTTAGATATCTAGGAGTTATCTAAATGTCAATTTTGTTGTGAATTTAGGATGTTTACTTTCCTATGTATGGAGATGCAAAGGTTTTGCATGACATAAATTGAGAGTGTGTGATTGAGAGCTTTAATTTTTGAGTTATTTTTCTAAGGCAATAAAGAAAAGTGTTATTTATATCTCAGTCTCAAATTCTATATTTTGTATCAGAGCAAACTACGAAACTAAGATCGAGAGTTCTTACTGAAGAAGAACAATGGTGGTCGTTAAAGATGAAATCGAGATAACCTCCAAGGAGGCTGGACCATTCTCTGCAAAATTCCCGATGCTGAATTCCTCAAACTAAAATGTGTGGTCCATGCGAATGAAGATCTCCCTCAAAGTCAACAAAGTCTGGGAGCCTATCGATCCTGGAAGCAAACACGAGGAGGAGAATTACATGGCTATTGCTTTGTTGTTCCAATCCATACCTGAGGCGTTAACTTTGCAGGTGGGCGACCTTGATACAGCTAAAGCAGTCTGTGATGCAATTAAAGCTCAGCACGTTGGAGCAGAGGGAGTTAGAGAAGCACGATTGCAAACATTAATGGCAGAATTCGATAGATTAAAGATGAGGGGAGCTGATACAATCGATTCCTTCGTCGGAAAGCTATCCGAAATCTCAGCAAAATCTGCTTCTGTTGGCGAAATCATGGAAGAACTGAAGCTCATAAACAAGTTTCTGAAGAGTTTGCCGAGAAGGAAGTATATTAATATTGTTGCATCCCTCGAACAAGTTTTAGACCTAAATACAACAAGTTTTGAGGATATTGTTGGCATACTAAAGGCATATGAAGACAGAATATGTGAAAAAGAGGAATAACAACAAGATGATCAAGGGAAACTAATGTATGCCAACACGGATTCCCAGCAGAGAATTACAGTGGTGGTAGAGGAAGAGGACGAGGTGGACGGTATAACTGGAGAGGAAGAGGACGATACAGCTCGTTCCAAAGTCAAAGAGAAGCATACAGACAAGGTCAAGACGAAACCGCGGCACATATTACATGTTTTAGATGCGATAAACTCGGTCGCTACGCATCTGACTGTCCCGATATATTGCTTAAACAACAAGAAACCACTGAGAAGAAAGAAGAAGAGACTCAGGAAGATGACGAATTGATGATGCATGAAGTTGTTTACCTTACCGAACAAAAGGTAAACCCAAACATAATCGAAACAGAGCAAGACATGAATAACTTGTGGTATCTTGATAACGGAGCAAGCAAACAAATGAGTGGAAACCGAACGTTCTTTAAGGAACTTGATGAAGGGATTACAGGAAATGTCCGTTTTGGAGATGATTCACGCATCGACATTCAAAAAAAAGGTTATATCATGTTTATCTTTGAAGGAGGCGAGAAGAAGATATTGAACAATGTATACTATATCCCGGGATTAAGAAGCAATATTGTAAGTTCGGGTCAAGCCACAGAGGAAAGTTGCGAAGTGAGGATGAAAGGCAATCTACTGATGCTCTTTGATCGATTAGGAAAATTAATGATTCAAACCATAAGAGCCAAGAATAGACTGTACAAGGTAATCTTGCAGGCCGACAAGATCGAATGTCTACAAATGACGCTTCCCACGGAGTCATCGAGATGGCACGCCCAACTAGGTCACATCAATACGGAAACAATGAAGGCGATGATCAATAAGCAACTAGTCACCAGCATACCCCACATCGCGATAGGTAAAGAGAAGTCTGTATCGTGTTTGAAAGGGAAGCAAACAAGGCAGTCATTCCCACAATCAACATTATATCGAGCTTCACATCCTCTTGAGTTAGTTCATGGCGATCTTTGCCGGCCCATCACACCTCCTACGCCAGTTGTTATGTATTTGTACTAATCGATGATTACTTTTGGTACATGTGGATAGCATTATTAATGGAGAAGAGTGAAGCACTCAAAAAATTCAAACGGTTTAAATCGCTTGCAGAACAAGAAACAAAGGCGGTGGTGAAAGTGTTTCGAACGGATAGGGGAGGCGAGTTCATGTCAGACTACTTCATTGTTTACTGCGATAAGAACGGAATCAACAGACACTTAACGGCTCCATACTCTCCACAGCATAATGGAGTCATTGAACGACACAATCGTATACTGTTTGAGATGACGAGAAGTATTTTAAAAGACATGAGTGTTCAAAACTTCCTATGGAGGGGGGCGGGNNNNNNNNNNNNNNNNNNNNNNNNNNNNNNNNNNNNNNNNNNNNNNNNNNNNNNNNNNNNNNNNNNNNNNNNNNNNNNNNNNNNNNNGGGGGGAAAGCAGTGAGGCATGCCACTTACTTAATAAATAGGATTGGGACGAGATCATTACTCGGGAAGATGCTGTATGAAGCCTTGCGTGAGAAGAAACCAAATCTCCAGCATCTAAGGTTTTTAAATGTGTCTGTTGTGCGAGAACTGAGTCTGCAGGGAGAAAAAAGCTTGATGATCGATCTAGAACTTTGGTACATCTCGGAACTGAGCCCGGCTCTAAACCTTATCGTCTGTTCGACACTTTTAAAAACCGGATAATAGTAAGCCGAGATGTGATCTTTAGCGAAGACAAAGAGTGGAGCTGGAGTAAAGTTGATTTGAAGGAAGACTCTGTCTCTTTCTCATTCGACATAAGAGGTATCGAATACAATGATAAAGCTCGAGCAATGAGCAAGAATGAGATTGATGTTGAAGATATTGATAACGTGGAAGACGTTGATGAGGATGAAGAAGAAGAACAGTCTGAGCCAATGGTAAGAAGATCGACTAGAGTAAGCACGGAGCCAACATATCTTGACGACTATGTTCTTCTCGTAGAAGCCGAATGTGAAAGGCTACTGATGATTATAAATAATGAACTGTGGGATTACAACGAAGCTAAGGAGATGAAAGTATGGTTTGATGCTTGCAAGGAAGAGATATGCTCAATCGAAAAGAACAAAACTTGGATACTAGGCTTTCAAAGATGCTCGAAGGAACCTTCCCACAACACAAGAGATGATAAGGCAGGTCTTCTTCTCGTA
Proteins encoded:
- the LOC106308703 gene encoding RNA-directed DNA polymerase homolog, whose amino-acid sequence is MVKEDGQQKLHDISVVAEYEDVFEPLKGPPPARADVLTIEVEPGAAPISRAPYRLAPTEMAELKKQLEELSDKGFIRPSTSPWGAPVLFVKKKDGSFRLCIDYRGLNKVTIKNKYPLPRIDELLDQLQGASWFSKIDLASGYHQIAIAEGDVRKTAFRTRYGHYEFVVMPFGLTNAPAAFMKLMNDVFREHLDKCVIVFIDDILVYSQSREEHAEHLRIVLVNGQRVKLYMGATTEDERTSVPLSDPILA
- the LOC106310929 gene encoding uncharacterized protein LOC106310929, translating into MMDVESVMCECCGLTEDCTQHYISEVKANFAGKWLCGLCSEVVNDEVSRDLKQTTLEEALNAHVLFCGKFKANPAELVAAGMKQMLRRRSGDMLPAKSKMFGRSKF
- the LOC106308704 gene encoding uncharacterized protein LOC106308704 produces the protein MKISLKVNKVWEPIDPGSKHEEENYMAIALLFQSIPEALTLQVGDLDTAKAVCDAIKAQHVGAEGVREARLQTLMAEFDRLKMRGADTIDSFVGKLSEISAKSASVGEIMEELKLINKFLKSLPRRKYINIVASLEQVLDLNTTSFEDIVGILKAYEDRISENYSGGRGRGRGGRYNWRGRGRYSSFQSQREAYRQGQDETAAHITCFRCDKLGRYASDCPDILLKQQETTEKKEEETQEDDELMMHEVVYLTEQKVNPNIIETEQDMNNLWYLDNGASKQMSGNRTFFKELDEGITGNVRFGDDSRIDIQKKGYIMFIFEGGEKKILNNVYYIPGLRSNIVSSGQATEESCEVRMKGNLLMLFDRLGKLMIQTIRAKNRLYKVILQADKIECLQMTLPTESSRWHAQLGHINTETMKAMINKQLVTSIPHIAIALLMEKSEALKKFKRFKSLAEQETKAVVKVFRTDRGGEFMSDYFIVYCDKNGINRHLTAPYSPQHNGVIERHNRILFEMTRRRKKLDDRSRTLVHLGTEPGSKPYRLFDTFKNRIIVSRDVIFSEDKEWSWSKVDLKEDSVSFSFDIRGIEYNDKARAMSKNEIDVEDIDNVEDVDEDEEEEQSEPMVRRSTRVSTEPTYLDDYVLLVEAECERLLMIINNELWDYNEAKEMKVWFDACKEEICSIEKNKTWILGFQRCSKEPSHNTRDDKAGLLLVCVYVDDLLVTGSKPQSIVSFKREMASKFEMSGLGRLTYYLGIEVHQHEGGITLVHDRYVRKILEETGTEGISWSSPKASVTISAWNNFTRLQFSRATWQELVGYSDSSHNVDTNDGKSTTDHMFYLDESLITLCSQNQEIVALSSCEVEFMAATEAAKQAFWLHELLSEVIGKACEKVTIRVDNKSTNALTKKPCISWSQ